The genomic stretch GTCTATCTTATTGTaactttcttgttgataaAACCAAgggttcttcttttgttctCAGGGTTGTTTGTCCTCACCTACCACTCGGCATACTCCAGGGTAACCAGACGGATTCTCTGgaagatcaagttggctCGGTTGTTGGTTTTCTATCTAACTGGTTTAGATTTTTCACAAGCCAAAAACTCGCTGTTATTCGCTGCTGCTTTTGCTAAAGTGCAAAAGAACGCTGGTTTCGATAACAAATCATCTGAAGGTGTCTCTAGTAACAAACCTGTCAGGTTTACCTACGTCATCTACGAAAACCAGAGAAGATGGTTGGGTATCGGATGGACTTCCAACCTCTTATCGTACGAAAGAACACCTTGGACAGACGAGTTTCTCAACGAAAGCTCGAGCATTGAGTCGTTCAAGTTGCCCAACACTTCAGAcgacaagaacttcaacaatccGAGCGAATCGTTGGGCAGAATTAACGGCGCTACCTGGAGATGGGTGGATAAGGCGTGGAGGTTGGATCTCACCAATGACGGAGCCATCACTTTGACAAACTCCAAACGGTCCAAAACTACAGCCAATCCGTCCCCAGACGAAGGATTTATCTTCTACGATAACACCTGGAAAAAGCCTACGACTGAAGATTCGTTCTCGAAATataccagaagaagaagatggattAGAACAGCCGAGTTggttttcaacaactctagtaataatagtaatatCGACGAGTCGACAGATACAAGTGTCGGTACTGCTAGCATAACGCCTGCTACCAGTGCTGTTCCTGACGAAAGCATTGTTGTAGGTGAAGGCTCTACAGGCACGTCATCGTTTGCCAGCTCCAAGAACGACGACGTAGTTGCACCCAAAAAGAGGAAAAATTTGAGATTCGCAGacatcgaagaagaaactgtTGATAAGCTTCAATCAAAACCTGTTTTGGACCAAATTCTGTCGACGGATGCctctgatgaagaggaTATTCACAGAATTGAAACGCCGTTGGTGGAAACACCAGAATTGGTCAAGAAGGATGAATAGGCGATTGAAATTGCTCTATCAGGCATTTCCGCAAGTACATAGTATTATAGTAATGTACCCATAAATAAGTAATGTGTACTACGTAGTTCTAATTGTAAACTATGGTAAGTTTTAGCAAAGTACAATGAGAGATAGCAATCGAATCTGTTAGACTTCAGTATGTTTGACGTCATCATAAGATTATAGTCTAATAAAACTATCGTAGGCCATCCTAACTGTAGCCTATTATCGTGTTATTGTTC from Scheffersomyces stipitis CBS 6054 chromosome 2, complete sequence encodes the following:
- a CDS encoding conserved hypothetical membrane protein, with translation DSRQTTASKSINTTKNSEKGLAANKTKPQTSPLLSSTPPTVAKALIKAYPYLLIINKMLSVATWTNDDSWINIVIVAVYSLVILYFESLIIWFGHIIIVGIITMYAFLNNKIVEETNLHPTLDDVVQALTATCIKADMLLNPITSLSLTAYDIKRLLFTTIFLTPVYLIVTFLLIKPRVLLLFSGLFVLTYHSAYSRVTRRILWKIKLARLLVFYLTGLDFSQAKNSSLFAAAFAKVQKNAGFDNKSSEGVSSNKPVRFTYVIYENQRRWLGIGWTSNLLSYERTPWTDEFLNESSSIESFKLPNTSDDKNFNNPSESLGRINGATWRWVDKAWRLDLTNDGAITLTNSKRSKTTANPSPDEGFIFYDNTWKKPTTEDSFSKYTRRRRWIRTAELVFNNSSNNSNIDESTDTSVGTASITPATSAVPDESIVVGEGSTGTSSFASSKNDDVVAPKKRKNLRFADIEEETVDKLQSKPVLDQISSTDASDEED